ACCCTTTCACtttcagtttataaaaaaacatagattttaaaataaattcagcAGATATTCTCATTTCCAAACAAAACGGGCAGTTAATTTGGATCCGTTAACCTTTAAAATTAGAGCAAGCTAGTAaaccatggatagaaacaagttcTGTGACTTTGGCTTTTCACGGGTTCACGGCAAATTACATATCTTTaatagagggtggtaaagggggttACTCAACACAGAAACACGTGAAATGAAAATCACGATAAAGTTGGACAGAAAATATAAATCAGGGAAAAACGAAGCATGAGCAATCAAATCGGAAATATAAAGGGGAAAAAAGGACTAGAAGTTATTACTCAGTTGTTCTTGGAGATCATGCAGTCATTATCAATGGACAAGAAGACCTTGCAGTCACCTTTTAGCATCCACTTATTGCATCtgatttgaaaacaaatgttcatAGTCCTTTGATGGACTTTACAATAGAACTGCAAAAGTAGAATTGtaaaaatatacaatgtacatcaaGTACTTATGATTAAATTACACAAGTTTCAGACGGTATTATAACACACTGACTTTGAATAAGTCTAGTTTACTTTTTCTTCAAATGCAAGACAAGCATGAGAAATTAAGAGTATCAACACTAAACAGGGAATTTTAAAGGAGAAACTTGATGCACACACATCAAACCAATCTGGTGAAAAACGAGAAATATAAcgttaaaaaaaacgaaaacatgatataaaaaggcaaaaaactttgcacgaaaataaccctttaccaccctcttattACCAAAGTCTATATAGATTATAGGTGCACATTTGAATTACATCCACTTCAATAATACACGTATATTAACACTCAATATGTGAATAGTGGAAGGTATTGcaataataattttaattaataaaCACATGAACTTCCCTATTTCAAGTCAAGTGGCATATGTGGCACATGGTTAAATTGGCACCATGTACAGTCAAATCAGCACCCGATGTAGCCTTAATCTTGCACACCCATATTGAatatgttgaatatatatatatttttttctcactATTTTAAGAACGAAGATTAAAATAAAGAAGGCATTGTACAGAAATACTCATTACTGACTTATTTACatgttttcttttgtatatatttttttcattcaactGTGTATTCAAggtatttggtattttttttatgcatgCTCAAACCAGTTCAGCATTTTGCATGACTCTTGGTTtgacatacctgccaactgtcactatttgtgggTTATTTTCCCCATGGAAGCTTAccaattggaaattttaaaagagCAATTTTTGTCCACAGTTTTAAACAAACAATCAATTTTACCATAGGTCATGTAGGTATATGACTTaataaaaagtatgaagaagcaaaTAAACATTATTAAAGTAAAATTGAAGGCCCCATGAAGATTTTGTGGGACTATGAGAGCAATCTTGCTAAAAAAAACTTGGTAATCTTGAAATGTTGGCAAGTGCAAAAAATGTACATGGTTTAATGCTGTTCAAACTTCCCTGAAATAACTAACCTTGCTTCTAATTTTTACATGATTAAACAATAGCTTGGGTATTTTAAAAGGCTTcatcatctttttatttaagtttCAAAGAAGAACCATCCATTACTACCTCAGCTTGCTCAGCCATGTCAGTCTAAACTTGGTAAAGGGTTAAAACAACAAacgtttttattatttaattgataaatgttatgtaagaaatgactgtaatattttttctgtgtatgaagaaataacataaaaaaatatggtgcacactgaataaccggCATAGCGGGtttttttaaagtgtgcaccacattttttatgttattttgaaaagacagaaaaaatattactgtcatttcttataatttaattttaaattccattttaaaccggagttaaccatgaaaaaatgttgataacgtcacagtcacatgacaaaattatgtctatgagctgataaacaaaacaacatcagccaatcagaagacgtgttacatccaaaattaaattattaattagttaattgaaaagaaaacaaatcatatTCAGCGTTTTGCATAAATGCacctatttttttctttcatttgcacTGATTCATGCATACAGGTAGATTACAGGTGAATGTTATTTCTTATTTATCGTTTAAAACCTTTTCTGTTAGCATGGTTAACCAGTTTTCAcatgttatgaattgtcaattataacatgtgtatataactgttgtcccctACTCACCACGGGAAGGTGAAATTAGGATTATGAGCAAAATAAGTCAATTCCAAAAATAAAAGCACTCTGTTTACATTCACTCAAATAACAGACTGGATTTCCCTCCACCATTTCTGAGCATGATGAAAACGACAGTAATCTATTTGTAGGGGATAAAagttttatacatgttattattgacaattcataacatatgtACAAGTACTACAACTGGAAGAggtttatattgataaataaaaaataacattcaCCTGTCATTTATCTGTGCACAATCGGCGCAAATAAAAGAATCAAATCagcataaatgaaaaataaaaacttttaaaaatcggTGCAAATGTCACATGCCCATCAAAACCAGTCATAAAATGTTAAGGAAACTTCAGACAATTAAGTTAGGTATTCTAAATGCTTTTAAATAAAATGTGATGATTTTTAACGATATAATGAATAAATTGAAAACCAAccccaaaatttttaaaaacaattaaagattgaAAGATGATTTACACATATTTATACAGTCATATTGTTTGCTTCAAATTACCTACTAAAAGCAGCCTTTTCcccctagaaaaaaaaatcccattaaAAAAAATGGCACAAAATTCCTCCCAAACAGTTGTACATGTTTTTCAAAAGGTGATGGCATCAATAGTAATGTACATAAATTTTGaatcatgttattattttgttatgaaattGCTTTTGAGATCCAGGTTTCTGATTAGAATCATCTATtgtttgtaacacacatggttttcAATGTATTTGATAATGTCATTTTTTCCATTTCTTTACCCTCCCCCAAAAGATCCTTTCCTCATAAATAAGAACTGAGATACACTTAGTTATACTTTTCTCATACCAACTTCATGTACACAATTTGTGAGTTATTTGTTGTATCAGCATCTACAAGAAGGGCTTTTGTTTACAAAATGGTTCTGCCAGGAACCCATCCACCAAGGCAGTTGGAATCGCATGAAATAAGTCTGTAGAATACTTGTAGAGCCGGGAGTTAAAAGTGGGTAATATAAAAATGGTCTATTGTAACCAAACACAGTCACAATCATCTATTAGGGTGATCAGATTTGTTATTTATGAACTTGCTGATTAAACGACATGTCTGTCATTGCTAGAAAAAGGAACAAATTGGTAAAGTTCAagtgtattttattattttcttatatcatgaaaactttaaaaagagagagaaaattaagtgtcaatttttttctactttatGTTGTTATCAACTGTGTTCTAAGATCatgtttatttttcagtataGAAAACAGAAAGATGCTTGTTTTGTGGAAGCTATTTGGCAGTCAGTTTTAGTATTAGGTGCAGGTAGGTAAATTGAATATGATATGTTAGGACAGCTTATTGTTATGTTCGTAACCAGTTGAATAATAAGTAAGAGAAAAGTAACACGTGAACAAAACAATACAtgcaaataaggagatgtggtatagttGCCAGTGATACTAACtatacaattgaaattaaaaagtaaataattacaGATCAATAGATCAATTAATGAGAAATGAGTATCAACAACGAGCAAAATCCAATCCTTAATACATGTAGttagttttattaaaatattataaatcagtAAATATATGCAAAATATAATATTCTAACTGTTTACAGTCAGTTGACTAAAAGATACTGGTAAATGTTTCAGGAAATTGCATTGTTGAAAAAGTTATGTTGACCTTCAGATGActgacattttattataaattttatttatcatatgtGATGTTTCCCAAATTACTCTGTTTGATAGGTTATTTACAAACAAACTTAATTTACCAATTAAAATTTCCCCTGGATTAAAGGACTATGAACTATCATAAATAATGTTTTTCAGCATGTGGAGGTGTACATCTTGGCCAAAAGCTACTGTCTTCAGTGTTACCTTATGGACCGATGAAACATGTGATGGTGACAGTGTTAGTCGGGGCTGGAGCATCGACTTATGTATCATCAAAGGAGTCTGCTAAATGTATACATAAGTGGAATAGACATATAGACAGATTATATGGTAAGCAGTGGAATATGATTCTCcgccaaaaaaaaatgaaaaagaagaagaaaaataaaattaaattgataCTTTTGATTAACTCATACCTGTAGCCagggggggttcggacgaacccgaaccccccttgaaatcaaataagcactgttaaagtcaacgttttgttcaaattgtgactgttaaagtcgagttcatgagtccaacaaacccccccttggaaattcctggctacaggCCTGTTATCTTGTACATGTATGCTGCCTTACTGAAATTTTACGGACACTACACATACTGAAAACTTGAACTTAATAGACTTAAATGTACTGTcctattattataattttttgcaTCACAACAAGAAAATTctattgcaattattttgtaacaataattttcattggacgttgacaaatattttgaagggTTAGATTCCACGTTCTACAAATCAATAACTAAGGAGCCGCTATTTTGAGTTcctaattttttgtttgttatttgtgtaAATTCCTCATAACCTTTTCAATATTGAAACAATTTAGAAGCGTACGAAAAGTATAGATATGTctggtgtttatgtttgacattGGGAGTATACATATAATGTCAATTTTTTAGATACCAAAGACAATGTCGCtgaatttttgtcgagccttcgactttagtcgaaaaagcgagactaagtgatcctacattctgtcgtcgtcggcgtccacaaatattcactctgtggttaaagtttttgaaattttaataactttcttaaactatactggatttctaccaaacttggacagaagcttgtttatgatcataagatagtatccagatgtaaattttgtaaaaataaaattacattttttccgtattttacttttaaatggacttagtttttctgcggggaaacattacattcactctgtggttaaagtttttaaaattttaataactttcttaaactatccttggtttgtaccaaacttggacagaagcttgtttatgatcataagatagtatccagaagtaaattttgtaaaaagattactccatttgtttctgtattttacttttaaatggacttagattttcttccagttaacattacatacagtctgcagttaaagttttcaaaacatttattagattcattaactatcctaaatttttaccaaacttggacagaagcttcttacaatcataagatagtatcaagaggaatatttttattgatttttttcctcatttttgttgaacctgcgatttacagcaaaagtaggcgagacactgggttccgcggaacccttacaaatttttcatttattgcATTATAAAGCTAAAATATCAAATGGAATTGATTTTGATATGTGACATTAGAATGGAGATTAAGCCTGGCCTTCGTAAATGTTGATTTTACTGTAGCAAATATTTGTTCATGTGTCGCTAGGTAAACTTATTTAAGACAGTAAACTCTATATTTTACGAAAGCCAAGCTTAAagtacaatacagttatcttctAAATACCATTCAAAGAGTcaattattagctcacctggcctagtTGGCCAATAGGAGCTTTTGCAATTACTTTGTATGCGTCATAAGGGTTAATGCCctttaacaacaatttttttctaatttgatttCATATTTGCTTACaatcttgaaaattatataaatagataaatagaACTTGTAAAATGATAAACGATTACCAGGATAAGATCTGCAAAAACATTGACattactaaaattgtctgttcACCCATAAGAAATAGTTATTCCCCTCTGACTCATACTcttcatatatattatataaagccTCTAGAACTTTCTGGAATTACGCCCCACTCGCAAAAAAAAGTGACGATTGTTGTAGATGCAGTTGAGTGAGTAAAGAACCTGTTATATAAACGAAAAGTTAGGCTTCCTGTGTACTGGTACTTTAATCAAAATCCAGAGCAACATgtcaataattgaataatttttCACTGTAATGACCTTGGAAGAAATAAcatttaaatgtgtttatttttcaGATAGAAACAAAAAGACCTAACCAGTATTCACTAGTGGACACAAGACATTTATTTATTGGTGGCCTAATACCTCGTGACTTTTATGTGGCAGATAAAAGTAGGGAATTAACAGTTGTGATAAACTTGTACAACAGAGAGAACTGTCTGAAAACTTGTTTTGAGAATTGAAGAatcatcattgtttttttatttaattaaatttttatataagattttaATGTTGTGTACTTTCCCTGAGACTGGTAGTGACAAAATGAAATGCTTATAAATCATAATAACTTGTTGGCTTAGAAAATCAAGTACATTGGTCTGGGTTTGGCTGAAGGTtatgttcttcataaaatataaagttgGATTTCATGTGATATCATATTCAGTTGAGTTCATACTGGATACGATTAAAAGACTACAGTGTTTGCCTGTCATGCTGGAGGTTTGGGGTTCTAACCTTGGCCCCGGTTAAAACAAAGACTTTCAAATTGGTATTTGTGTtggtttttctttgaaaaaagatttttttattgtcCTTTTGATGTCtgcttcttttttctttctttttttaaaacagatCACCTTATACTCAGAAAGTTGTAATGTAAGAATTTTATGAGATACTTACTCTTTTTGAGACAAATTTTAGGTAATCCTAGGGGTCTCTAGTTGGTGCTTCTAGAAAACAGTATGGATGGATGCACACTACCCTAATCAACAAATTAAAGCTAGAAAAAACAAAGCTTAAATGTGTAAGTTGCATTACAATGTACAGTATCAAATATTACAGAAGGTTTTGGGTCCCGTATGAAACAACAAGCTTAATGTGTTGTATTTTATTGTTTAGATTATTCAAATTTAACTTTCTGCCTTATTTTCACCTAGACAATAAAGGATCAAATGGTTTTGTATACATTAAGCCTAGGTcatataaagggaaataaccaAGTCATCTATAATGTATTACCGGTAGGTTTGTCCATTTAAAATTGGGTAAGCTATGTTTGTAATGGTTCATCCCAGTAAAGTTCAATCCATTCTTGAATAGGTTCACATGAAATAGTGGTATAGTCCATAACAGTCCAGTCCATTTGATAAGTAACTTTAACAAGTGAGTAGTTTTCTTTATGAGCAATGTGCTCATCTTCACTGACTGAACGATTTAGGATTTGAGTAAAGGTCAATTAACTGAACTCtcatatgttgtattttgtaaatcTATTGAGCCAAGATTATTACTCACATGTTAGTAGAATTTGTTATTAACATGATAAATCATTGTTCATTTGATGATTACTGAAATTAAATCACAATTAATACCTAGTCACATGTTGGCATCTAAATGCATTATAATGTTGCAGTAAAC
Above is a window of Mytilus galloprovincialis chromosome 7, xbMytGall1.hap1.1, whole genome shotgun sequence DNA encoding:
- the LOC143083180 gene encoding uncharacterized protein LOC143083180 is translated as MTVLDAAKRAKLAEYRKQKDACFVEAIWQSVLVLGAACGGVHLGQKLLSSVLPYGPMKHVMVTVLVGAGASTYVSSKESAKCIHKWNRHIDRLYDRNKKT